A single genomic interval of Mus pahari unplaced genomic scaffold, PAHARI_EIJ_v1.1 scaffold_15989_1, whole genome shotgun sequence harbors:
- the LOC110315506 gene encoding EKC/KEOPS complex subunit LAGE3-like — MQDPGEDDAGGSTGDNEGGEDGQHRPQAADAQASSQSLATEDDHDNSPRESSLQDAISVAAPGNSRSGSPVVSGVSAEEAVVVPQDEQVPLLPGPSGDAATTASRLLEFSVRVPFSSAVEADMARRSLVANAQRQLLMVPQEYTVNDSILAVRWTTEDPVLFRISINNFLDQLSLVMRNIQHLQFVAFKQRRERSHN; from the exons ATGCAGGATCCCGGTGAGGACGATGCAGGTGGCAGTACAGGGGATAACGAAGGCGGCGAGGATGGGCAGCATAGGCCTCAAGCTGCAGATGCCCAGGCTAGCTCTCAGAGTTTGGCGACTGAGGATGACCACGACAACTCCCCTCGTGAGAGTAGCCTACAAGATGCCATCAGTGTGGCTGCTCCAGGCAACTCCCGCTCAGGAAGCCCTGTAGTGTCAGGAGTTTCAGCTGAAGAGGCAGTCGTCGTTCCCCAGGACGAGCAGGTGCCACTACTCCCTGGGCCCAGTGGAGATGCTGCGACAACTGCAAGTCGACTCCTGGAGTT CTCTGTGAGAGTGCCTTTCTCTTCTGCTGTGGAGGCAGACATGGCCCGCAGGTCCCTGGTCGCCAACGCCCAACGTCAGCTCTTAATGGTTCCACAGGAGTACACTGTGAATGACAGTATCTTAGCTGT TAGGTGGACTACAGAAGACCCCGTTCTCTTCCGAATTTCCATCAATAACTTCCTTGATCAACTCTCCCTGGTCATGAGAAACATTCAACACCTTCAGTTTGTGGCTtttaaacaaagaagagaaagaagtcatAATTGA